One Trichosurus vulpecula isolate mTriVul1 chromosome 7, mTriVul1.pri, whole genome shotgun sequence genomic region harbors:
- the LOC118858516 gene encoding 40S ribosomal protein S27, with translation MPLAKDLLHPSPEEEKRKHKKKRLVQSPNSYFMDVKCPGCYKITTVFSHAQTVVLCVGCSTVLCQPTGGKARLTEGCSFRRKQH, from the coding sequence ATGCCTCTCGCGAAAGACCTCCTGCACCCCTCTCCCGAGGAGGAGAAGCGGAAACACAAGAAGAAGCGCCTGGTGCAGAGTCCCAACTCGTATTTCATGGACGTGAAGTGCCCAGGGTGCTACAAAATCACCACTGTCTTCAGCCACGCGCAAACGGTGGTCCTCTGTGTCGGGTGCTCCACTGTGCTCTGTCAGCCTACCGGAGGCAAGGCCAGGCTTACAGAAGGATGCTCCTTCAGACGGAAGCAGCACTAA